The window TAATTTTCTCAGATCATTATCGTTATTCTAAACTTTAGTAGTTCAATATTTTAAGGGTTTAAAGCATCACAAACTCTTTAGTTGTTTTATTCAAAATTTCGCACCCATCTTTTTTTACCACTACGTCATCTTCTATCCTGACTCCTCCAAACCCCTCTATATATATCCCAGGCTCTATGGTGACTACCATATTTTCCTCGAGAACCAGGTCCTCTGCCTTATAGGATAAATACGGATATTCATGAATCTCTAACCCGATCCCGTGACCTAGTCCGTGGCCGAAGCATTCTCCGTAACCCTTTTCGATTATATAATCCCTGGCTATCTTGTCTAGCTCTCTAGTTGTGATTCCTGCCTTCACTGCATCTATGGCCTTCTGTTGGGCTTTTTTCACCGTATTATATATCTCATAATGTCTTTCTGTAGGATTTTTCCCGAGATATAGTGTTCTTGTCATATCAGACACGTACCCCTTATAAAAGCACCCAAAATCAAACTTAACAAAACCTTCTTTCTGAAGTTTTTTTTCACTGGCCACTCCGTGAGGCATTGCAGATCTATAATTAGAAGCTATAATTGTATCAAAAGAGGGCCCCTCTGCCCCCAGTTTTTTCATCTCATACTCTAGCTCTGTGGCTAGTCTCTCTTCTGATATTCCCTCTTTTATAAGGCTTTTTATATTTTCAAAGGCTTTGTCTGCTATTTTTGCAGCTTCCTTTATAAGTTCTATCTCCTCGTCTGTCTTTACCATTCTGGCCTTTAAAAATCTATCCTCTATACCCGTATATTCAAGAGCCCCGAAGTTTTTTTCAAAACTTCTGAATTGTGACAGGGTGACACTTCCATCCTCTACAGCCAGTTTCTTTATTCCAGCCTCTTTTATGAGCGCCCCGGCCTTCCCCACAGGATCTTTATCCTCTCTCACAAGCTGAAATCCTTTAGGAACTACCTCTTTTTTTCCCTGTTCCTCATATCTGAAATCTGTGAGAAAATATCTTTTATCTCCCAGAACAAGGGCAAGCCCCGTGGTACCTGTAAATCCCGTAAAGTACCTCACATTTATCATATCAGTGATCAATATTCCCTGAGCTCCCAGCTCTTTCATTATTTTATTCAGTAT is drawn from uncultured Ilyobacter sp. and contains these coding sequences:
- a CDS encoding aminopeptidase P family protein, translated to MILNKIMKELGAQGILITDMINVRYFTGFTGTTGLALVLGDKRYFLTDFRYEEQGKKEVVPKGFQLVREDKDPVGKAGALIKEAGIKKLAVEDGSVTLSQFRSFEKNFGALEYTGIEDRFLKARMVKTDEEIELIKEAAKIADKAFENIKSLIKEGISEERLATELEYEMKKLGAEGPSFDTIIASNYRSAMPHGVASEKKLQKEGFVKFDFGCFYKGYVSDMTRTLYLGKNPTERHYEIYNTVKKAQQKAIDAVKAGITTRELDKIARDYIIEKGYGECFGHGLGHGIGLEIHEYPYLSYKAEDLVLEENMVVTIEPGIYIEGFGGVRIEDDVVVKKDGCEILNKTTKEFVML